ataaaaattttgatttaatcatagaaatatataatacataaaaagcTTCGTTTACCatgtattttaaacattcagttttataaatatatgctaAGGGTGTTAACCGATtgtaacaaatacaatttaaactaggcaattacaatataaacgaAGCTTTTAAAAACCTCAGGTGGGTAGGTAGCACATAATAGAAACTCGAAGAATAAAATTaggtagaaaattataaaactaaataaaaaaaattatataaataccaaattatacCCTTTGTGATATCCATCagttaatgattaatttaaaaataattgtttgtaaaataatgataaaaaacataatataattaataataaatgcacgcaagcatttttaaattaaaatgttcatcatatttgtactatcatttttaaaagtaaacactTAAGTATGTATAAATCTTATTCTAtgcttgatttaaatttaacaaaaacgcatgcaaaaattcttaaaatatacctaattcacttgtgttttatttaagaTAACACATATTCCTAATACAAAAATGAGTTTTTCACAGatacactattattaaatacaaaattgtatttaatgttacatattagatatgttatttttatcacaGCTCATTTATCACAGCAATTGGTTAAAAAGGCCAACTCTTCAATCAtcattgaaatgtataaaaaaaaaatttaatcagcCTTTGCTTAATACTATGAAGGTTTCTCCTCTTTTTgtgaatttataaacattaacttaaatgtataaattaattaaggaaagaccatcaaaaaaaaaaaaaaaatactaaaattataaaataaaaataaataactaacgaaaattttaaaaaaaggattgaaaaatttgtaatatatctatgttaaaatttaacagTCTAAATAAACATCAGTTCTCTAGTTTACaatacttacaataaaaaaatacttaccacAGATGTATTAATGTCTAGAACTACGATGCGAAGATTCAGCTCGGTCTTCCCTACGATCCCGGTCACGTTCAATATCTCTGTCTGCATCTACTGCTCTCCTACTAGAGGTCGGctctcgttcacgttcacgttcccGATCACGTTCTCTGTCTCTATCACGTTCACGTTCTCGATAACGATCATcataatacctaaaatattaaaaagtttaaaaaacattcatagtataatttataaacaaacaagtctatagaatatttattattatcaatttttgaattattattattattattttaggaaaCTTGATGAAAGGAATTGAAGATTGAGTGATATTACCTGGATTTAGAGGATACAGGAACAGACTCGGTTACGTCGGGCGGAGTGATTTTTCTATTTCGGCCGCTTGCTTTTACAGAACTGTTAAACAATAAACTTTACCCTCAACAAGTATGGACACTTTTAAAGCACAAATACTTCCAAGAagaatttttcatgaattttaaaaataactcaagAATCTTACCTGTCTTCTCGACTTCTCTCTCTGTATTCGCGATCCCTTTCTCTTTCCCTATCCCTGTCACCGTCTCGTTCTGTTGTATAATAACGGTCAACGTACCTGTTAACACATCTATGTTAtggcaacatattatattttttttcatatagccTTTATTTATAGGACGATATaagatattcaatattcattattattgtatgaaaaataataataatctagatATTCTTGAAGTTGTTATTTAACGAGGCTGAATCAAGAAGACcacgtattaataattaatttaaaataataaaaagctaTAGACTTGccgtaactaaataatataaaaaactacaTCATACTTGTCACGATCTCTTTCCCTATCACGATCACGTTCACGACTTCTATCTCTATAGTCACGTTCACGGGATCTAGTGCGCTCACGCCTTGATCTTCTATGCAATCTGTCACGGGGTGATCTAGACctctctaaaaaaatatatatgtacagtacagtcaacaaaaatgttatattagtttataagttACCTCTTCTTGAACTATAACTCTTGCTTTCAATTCCATGTAATGTATCGTGCAAAGAACTCACTAATATTTTACAGCGCTCATCACTAGCGACTTTAGattgttttattaatgatattgcaGTAACCAATGTTTCAATAGCACTAGAGAATTCACCAGCAGCAGCATCAGCAACAGCTCGAGCGATAGCAGAACTAGACACAGTTCTGTTCCTGCTCATAATTTCTTCCAATTCTTGTTCAGACATTCCCATATCATTATTCATGTAAGGTCGAGAAGAAGGTCCATTAGGGGGACCATATCCTGGATGACCTGGGGGTCCCTGAGGTGCACCACTAGGCTGTTGGAAGAATGCCGGATTGACATGTGGAGCTGGTGCTTGGCCAGGGCCACCTGGCATCATTTGAACTGGTCCTAAAAATGTTAGttacattcaatattataaaatgtttatattatatatataatagtaataggtataataatataatacatttaacacaTAAGAATTGAAAAACTTACCTTGGCCAGGCGGAGGACCTTGCATTGGAGGGCCTTGTTGATGTGGTGGAAAACCTGAGCCCGGTGGAGCCATTTGATGTGGCGCCATTCCAGGAGGACGATTCCAATCACCACGTGGACCCCCAGGTCCTGGTGGACCCTGAGGACCTTGTGGTGGCCCCATTCGTGGTGGACCTTGACCCGGTggaaactacaaaaaaaaaaaaattaataaaaaataaataaaaaaaacatgtatagaTTACCATTCCTGGAGGTGGTCCTCTAGGCTGACCCACTGGTCCTTGAGGTTGCATCCCTGGTCTTGGGGGGCCTGAATAGTTTTAAACAgcaaaatggttaaaaaaaataataaataaaacacaattttttcattaaataattacccaTTTGTTGGTTAAGTCCATTCCACTGGTTTTGGTAACCTGGAGGAGGTGGACCTTGTTGATGGGGACCCATAGGACCGCCTGATTGCAATGGCATTCTATGGCCATTAGTCATTCCCATTGGTGGCTGCATGCCTTGAGGGGGTTGTTGCATACCTTGCATTGGCATTCTATTTCTCATTCCTTGTTGTTGCATCATAGGTTGCTGTGGCATCATAGGACCCCCACGCATGGGTTGCTGCATAACTTGACCAGGTGTTCTAGACATACCACCCATAGATGGCATATTCTGATTATTTGGTGGAGGCAGTGGTCGAGTTTTTGATTGTGATTCAaactaaatcaataataatagataaatatcaTTTTCTTACATTACCTACCTAAACAGACTAATAATTAAGACATTTATTACCTGTAAAAGGGCTTGCTTAGTTGGAAAAGTGACAACAGGCGATTGTCCATGGAGCTCCTTTTTTGGTAATCTATCCATAACCATCCGTAAACTATGCTCCGAACCCAATGTAACGACACAAAAACCTTTAGATTGGCCATTTCcacgattttcaaaaaatttaacctCAATGAAATCTGAGACACCTATGCTTGTAACACTGTCTGTTATATCTTGATCAGTTGtccactataaattatatttatacattaattacaaattaattatcgtaaaacaaaaacaaaagttaattaaatgaCAAATAAACACGCTTATTTCACTTACCCATGTTAAATTACCGATGTATAATTGGTACCGGCGTCCTGTAGTAGAATTGTTACTGGAGGAGCTGTTAGTAGATGAACCATTTGTGACTAATGGAGTACTATTTTGGTTATTAGCACTGGGAGGCCTATCAACTGGTTGTCTTGTCTGAGCACTATCATTTGTCCCAGATATGACATCATCATACAAATCTACATTGTCGTTACCAGCAAAATCCTCctgaaataataaacaagacacaatatattacaatgacaatattatgatataaatataccaaaatattttaactatcaatattattttataagaataactaatatagatatcaatatatcattaatGTATTCAacacttaataaaaattacgtaatatatcaaaaatatataaaaatatcataaatagcACCAAGTTATTCCACCAGACTTATAATTCATAAgcataaatattaggtatacctataagaaaaaacaaattaacttttattgaaaccGACATTAAATGGGTAGTAGGTAATtagttacatttaaaatgtttttaagttaCTATATTTTTCACACCTATTGTCAGTGGTCGGAAGTAGCGCGCTAATTGTAGCGACGCTACTTTATTTGTAGTGATTGACCTAGCATCACTACATTATGCATTAAATAGAGAAATACTATAGCGCGCTTAAATTTCCTGGTGGCgtagaaaaaattatcattatcgttACCTACAATCTAATtggtgattattaaaatatcaattatgattatatttgtttatttatattatcataatgattAGTATATTAGTGAAGTTTTTGTCCTGGATCCCGTCCAGTGACCAAATGTGAAATCAGTGCAAACTACAAACAATAGTTTtcaataagaacatttttaaaaatgtaacaaaaaattaGAGCGCTACATTTTGAAAATAGCGTTGGAAGCAGTACgctacatttgaaaaaaaaatagtgatagCGGTAGCAAGCTACTTTTTTGGGAAAAGTAGCTGTAGCATAGGAGTGCTACAAAAAACTAGTAGCGTCTCAACCACAGCCTATTGTAcaacatgaaattaaaaattatttgttttagtatattcaaataaattataatatgtattatgtgtcAACTCATATGTTACATAAATATGCATCTATGcagatacaatttatataaataggcaCCTTAATTTTACAGCACCTatgaattaattcaattttaattctgACAATTAGCCAATAACTATAAaagatgaaatataataattgaaaacatttttgtaacACTATTAGGGCCAGTTATGCCATCtccgattaaagttaaccggagtttaattgGCCGAATtggcccggttaaatatctgttatctgCTGATTAAGTGTAAACATAGTTTAACTGTAGACGGGACAACTGGCCCTTAgtcattaactataaaaaattcaatatatataatcaatatcttccatttttattttttatctaatagGTATGACagtaattatagtttatagtgtACCTAAAACAATATGAGAAGTATTctgttacataatatgtacgagattaaaataattgaggtttgatgattaatttgaataatagtaaaacctataataatttatttaaaaataaaaacttaattgaaTGATACTTATTATGATACTTGAGTAATAAAGTGAGGAGAACAAATTGATGATGAGAAAAACTTAGCATATTAAGAGTGAGCCAAAAAGATAtgtaaaagttaattttcatCAACTATAAAAGACAGGAGGTTTGAGttgttagaaataaataataactaggtacccAAAGTGAATCTGGTGGCACCATGATACGGATGCTGAGTAGTACTCAAACTACAGACTCGAGAGAAGTGATCATTATCAAACACGGTCGACGAGACCTAGAGTATCCGCGATCCACAAGCCTGGTTCGGTCGAACGCAATAGACATAATGGATGGGCTAGTGCCAAATGGGTGAGCAAATGATGAGTGGGCGTCGGGAATGACGGAAACCGCGGAATGATGGTGTGTATACATCTCGTGCAAAGGGAAGCGGACGGAAGTTTTCAAGTGGCAACGGactgatattaattataagtaaccGCCGAATTCGGCAAAGGATCAGCTAGATCAGCCGATGCTACCGGGCTTCGGCGGCAGACGCGCGTTCGGCACGATCGGCCATGGAAGACGCGCACGCTAAAAATAAGAACAGCGTCGACGACGAGTTCAAGTGAGTCAATATCTTACCTGGGCGAAGTCTTGTTCCAAATCGTCGGCGTACAGATCGATGTCCACGCCGTCGGCCATTTTTGTCATGTTATCCGGTCCAGCGGACTATAGAGAACCTCGTCGACGACGGCGGCGACACTCACACACAGACGCGCGGCACATAGACTGCGCAAGCGCCGAACTTGAAAACTTCGGTGGTGGGGGCGTTGGACGCCGCGCAAAGAGATTTTCTGTTGTTTACGAGGGACGGCGCCGTGCCGCCGTTATTACTTGCAGGATGCAGCCCAGCCCGCAGCAAAATGTTTTGTTGTTAAATTGTGGTGGCGTGCGCACTGCGTCGTACCAGCGGGAAAAAACTATCGGTCGCCGACAAGAAATAAACGAAATGTTGGTAAGACTGTTTATCACGAATAACGcggttattcaaaattcaaacactCCGAATCAGAGTCTCCGATAATTATTATCcgataactattatagttaattattatttacctatttagtatttaccacggtccactattaaaaatatgccTCGGTCATACCGTTACCTGATAATTGTTTTACTGTTAATGTATACTATacggaaatattaatataataatacatataatataaatataacgtcTCCCCGATAGATCTtttatacgaatatacgatatGTTAATACTAGCCACTTGGTAGTTAATGAATTGGAAAATTGGTAGGCGGTAGGTCTAATTCAAAACATAATGCAGTTTTTAGCTGAATTAATGTTTCCCTAGGAATATCTGGCATTCTCgctcatattatacctaattacagCTAAAATTTCGTTACAAAGAGCTGAATAAAACTAACTTATCTCTTAAGCATAGCAGTTCGtgatagataatatattgaacaatattataaaacaaaataaaaattttacatacattttacaaaaaaggttaatatgtttattatcacCTATTGCCTATTGTAATAGCATTAccaattttatagttttcatttaTCAAAGTAACTAGAAAACTACAATTTTACTCAGTCGGAACATATCAACGAAGAGTTATCCATATAACATAAACAGGTTATGAAAGTATCTACCACGGGCATCAAGAGATAGGcgagttaataaattaacagaTTGCATGCAGTGCCGCAAAAATCACAGGGGCAACCGTGGAAATGCCCCTGAAAAGGGACCATTTGGTGTTAGTTCAGAGGCCCCCTCCCTATCGAGGTCACTCGTCACTGCATTATGCTCATCTCATCATATGCAAGACAAATTATATAACAGTTCGTAGTTACAACTTAAGAAAATGttagcgcactatttgttttttctttcttGTCCATACTCCATGCTCAATATATAGTCAATTCGCAattacgcaaaatcaattttttctatatttttgagTAATCTAAAAGGAAAATcaccaattacaaaaataatagataataatttttttgagggTGTAATATTCtggtataatatgacatatattGATTTGCCTAcatgttgttttaaaacaatttaaacatcatttaaatatacaattttttttttttttttttgaaagttgaataaattcaaaatcgaataaccataaaatttaaaaccctCAAAAATAACCATTATGTCAAgcccttaaaaatattatatctgtgaTAACTCAAGTCataaaaattaccattattacctttaactatagtaatataacttATGAATTATTAGTTATGGGCCTATGAAAAAACATTAAGTGCAAAGCCTTAGCGCTTACCGCTCAGGGcccaataataattgattgtgtCCCGAGCCTCAAACCTCGTGTATATTCTAAcgctatgataaaataaaattacccaCATAAACTGAATCGTGTGCCCATATGATGATATTACGCGGTTCTATTTAacattgttaaatgttaatatatacatttgtattggGACCAGTTATGTTTGCCCACAATAAGCGGATGCCTTTATTAACCAGTGTCCGGTGGCCACATTAAGCGGAATCCAcggtatattaataatcaatcatAACTACTAATAAAAGACACTACGAGGTTCATAATCAAATTCACCTACATGGGGTGAGCGTGAGCCGTGGGCATAAACATTTCCGAGAAGATTGTGGGCGGACATCACATCGTTGGGAATGTAGATACTCTTATTGATAGGCTGGGGGAGAGAAGTAGGACTAATAGGAGACCCCGAAACGGCCTGTTTTCAGACGTGATCTGACCAACTGACCAAGCTAGGACAAGCACCTTCACGCCCGCACCAGTtagtttaagaaaattatattttggacTTAGAATATTTCCGAACAGTAATaatttgacttaaaaaatatcCTATAGTGAAATTGAATATTTCCGACGCTTATAATTATTCTGTTCCGAACAGACTGTTTCTGGACATTGCATCAAACCTGCAGTTACGAGCGTTTAActgaataataaaactataacatcTACAATTCGAATAAGACTAAGTATAGTTTATATTGCTCTGTACATCACCTGTCGGCTGTCATGTACGACAGGAGCAtcatttgaactttttttttgttggtgccaaaatgtttgcaGGTCATTCAAATTATTACCAGTCCacatggataatttttttttttgcgggggggggggagtcAACTGTGGATAGGATCTGtagaatattttcatttaatatgtcacttatatTAGGATGAAAACATCACAATATTGCTACTATTTTCGAAGaactatgtgtaggtatacttttaatgtatttgttttatattgtggATACCTGCAGTGTACAGTGGTATTTACacttggtaaataaatgtatgggtataaaactcctttataataaaatacctaatcgaACCTAACCAACACATTTTTCCCTCtgcataatcaaaatatataatatagccagcTTAATGAGAccagacatttattttatgggtaccattcttcacaatgtttgtgttataattttatcaattacaatattgtagGACCCCTAAACCGCATCAAACAttcttgaaaattaaacattagtacaacacatttttttttaatactaaaaaaatataagctgtataatataaaacacttaggtataccggcacttatatttattgaaggcaggccaaagaaggcgtttaaaaaaatgtttgtgcaaatgtacaccctgcacccctccccccaaatgacgcccctgatgTACGAGTTGGCTTTCAACACGTATAtggtttaaagtaaaaaatcttAATCATTGCaggtaaattatgtaaatgttatAGAGACcaaagtatataggtagtaggtacttattgactattgtctattactCATTATTACAAATCAACTAGGTAATAAACGAGAAACAtatcattgaaatttgaaatagtaTCTAAATTCCAAGAGAGGAGGCTTCAGCCCTCATGCCCAATATAACTGTATATAGTATAAGGGTAGATGTATAACACCTCAACACTCCTCCTCTTTTGgtcttgttaaaatattttttgatttgaaatttgGAGTGAAGTCTGTAGCACCTTTTATCGGAAACAAACGGCAACGTTGCACCAACAGGCGGGAACAACGCCGGCGTTGTGTAAGTGTGCGACATGTACAGAATACCCAAAACTAGAATCtgatattattatcctttattcatttttagtttctaaCATAGACAAAGAAAATAAGTTTTCTAACTTTTAGTTTTCTTTTCGATGTCACACTGACAGCTTTCAACGACTTTTTAGCTAATTAGTTTTTAcgaacaaaaatacaaaatggaTTAGATAAATTTGGATTTGTTCATTGTTGACCTAATCAACAATCCTAAATCCTATTATCTTAATGCCTAATATTGTCCTGGACTAATGCactacatacaataatatagtatgtactataatattatatatacctacatattatctgTTTTGACTATACAACTGGTTAGTGTAGTTCTATATAGTACTTTCGTCCACCACCGAAGACGTTGTGTTCGATCTCCGCAATTTAGGTCTATGGTTATAGTGTTAACAGTTTACACTGCTCACTGATTGGACTGGTTCGGTAATCGGCTAATCGAGTGTTCGGCTCTCATTTCATTGTCTGCCGTCAATGT
This is a stretch of genomic DNA from Acyrthosiphon pisum isolate AL4f chromosome A3, pea_aphid_22Mar2018_4r6ur, whole genome shotgun sequence. It encodes these proteins:
- the LOC100167151 gene encoding cleavage and polyadenylation specificity factor subunit CG7185 isoform X3, whose translation is MTKMADGVDIDLYADDLEQDFAQEDFAGNDNVDLYDDVISGTNDSAQTRQPVDRPPSANNQNSTPLVTNGSSTNSSSSNNSTTGRRYQLYIGNLTWWTTDQDITDSVTSIGVSDFIEVKFFENRGNGQSKGFCVVTLGSEHSLRMVMDRLPKKELHGQSPVVTFPTKQALLQFESQSKTRPLPPPNNQNMPSMGGMSRTPGQVMQQPMRGGPMMPQQPMMQQQGMRNRMPMQGMQQPPQGMQPPMGMTNGHRMPLQSGGPMGPHQQGPPPPGYQNQWNGLNQQMGPPRPGMQPQGPVGQPRGPPPGMFPPGQGPPRMGPPQGPQGPPGPGGPRGDWNRPPGMAPHQMAPPGSGFPPHQQGPPMQGPPPGQGPVQMMPGGPGQAPAPHVNPAFFQQPSGAPQGPPGHPGYGPPNGPSSRPYMNNDMGMSEQELEEIMSRNRTVSSSAIARAVADAAAGEFSSAIETLVTAISLIKQSKVASDERCKILVSSLHDTLHGIESKSYSSRRERSRSPRDRLHRRSRRERTRSRERDYRDRSRERDRDRERDRDKYVDRYYTTERDGDRDRERERDREYRERSREDRYYDDRYRERERDRDRERDREREREREPTSSRRAVDADRDIERDRDRREDRAESSHRSSRH
- the LOC100167151 gene encoding cleavage and polyadenylation specificity factor subunit CG7185 isoform X1, which translates into the protein MTKMADGVDIDLYADDLEQDFAQEDFAGNDNVDLYDDVISGTNDSAQTRQPVDRPPSANNQNSTPLVTNGSSTNSSSSNNSTTGRRYQLYIGNLTWWTTDQDITDSVTSIGVSDFIEVKFFENRGNGQSKGFCVVTLGSEHSLRMVMDRLPKKELHGQSPVVTFPTKQALLQFESQSKTRPLPPPNNQNMPSMGGMSRTPGQVMQQPMRGGPMMPQQPMMQQQGMRNRMPMQGMQQPPQGMQPPMGMTNGHRMPLQSGGPMGPHQQGPPPPGYQNQWNGLNQQMGPPRPGMQPQGPVGQPRGPPPGMFPPGQGPPRMGPPQGPQGPPGPGGPRGDWNRPPGMAPHQMAPPGSGFPPHQQGPPMQGPPPGQGPVQMMPGGPGQAPAPHVNPAFFQQPSGAPQGPPGHPGYGPPNGPSSRPYMNNDMGMSEQELEEIMSRNRTVSSSAIARAVADAAAGEFSSAIETLVTAISLIKQSKVASDERCKILVSSLHDTLHGIESKSYSSRRERSRSPRDRLHRRSRRERTRSRERDYRDRSRERDRDRERDRDKYVDRYYTTERDGDRDRERERDREYRERSREDSLLFNSSVKASGRNRKITPPDVTESVPVSSKSRYYDDRYRERERDRDRERDREREREREPTSSRRAVDADRDIERDRDRREDRAESSHRSSRH
- the LOC100167151 gene encoding cleavage and polyadenylation specificity factor subunit CG7185 isoform X4 translates to MTKMADGVDIDLYADDLEQDFAQEDFAGNDNVDLYDDVISGTNDSAQTRQPVDRPPSANNQNSTPLVTNGSSTNSSSSNNSTTGRRYQLYIGNLTWWTTDQDITDSVTSIGVSDFIEVKFFENRGNGQSKGFCVVTLGSEHSLRMVMDRLPKKELHGQSPVVTFPTKQALLQFESQSKTRPLPPPNNQNMPSMGGMSRTPGQVMQQPMRGGPMMPQQPMMQQQGMRNRMPMQGMQQPPQGMQPPMGMTNGHRMPLQSGGPMGPHQQGPPPPGYQNQWNGLNQQMGPPRPGMQPQGPVGQPRGPPPGMFPPGQGPPRMGPPQGPQGPPGPGGPRGDWNRPPGMAPHQMAPPGSGFPPHQQGPPMQGPPPGQGPVQMMPGGPGQAPAPHVNPAFFQQPSGAPQGPPGHPGYGPPNGPSSRPYMNNDMGMSEQELEEIMSRNRTVSSSAIARAVADAAAGEFSSAIETLVTAISLIKQSKVASDERCKILVSSLHDTLHGIESKSYSSRRERSRSPRDRLHRRSRRERTRSRERDYRDRSRERDRDRERDRDKYYDDRYRERERDRDRERDREREREREPTSSRRAVDADRDIERDRDRREDRAESSHRSSRH
- the LOC100167151 gene encoding cleavage and polyadenylation specificity factor subunit CG7185 isoform X2; the encoded protein is MTKMADGVDIDLYADDLEQDFAQEDFAGNDNVDLYDDVISGTNDSAQTRQPVDRPPSANNQNSTPLVTNGSSTNSSSSNNSTTGRRYQLYIGNLTWWTTDQDITDSVTSIGVSDFIEVKFFENRGNGQSKGFCVVTLGSEHSLRMVMDRLPKKELHGQSPVVTFPTKQALLQFESQSKTRPLPPPNNQNMPSMGGMSRTPGQVMQQPMRGGPMMPQQPMMQQQGMRNRMPMQGMQQPPQGMQPPMGMTNGHRMPLQSGGPMGPHQQGPPPPGYQNQWNGLNQQMGPPRPGMQPQGPVGQPRGPPPGMFPPGQGPPRMGPPQGPQGPPGPGGPRGDWNRPPGMAPHQMAPPGSGFPPHQQGPPMQGPPPGQGPVQMMPGGPGQAPAPHVNPAFFQQPSGAPQGPPGHPGYGPPNGPSSRPYMNNDMGMSEQELEEIMSRNRTVSSSAIARAVADAAAGEFSSAIETLVTAISLIKQSKVASDERCKILVSSLHDTLHGIESKSYSSRRERSRSPRDRLHRRSRRERTRSRERDYRDRSRERDRDRERDRDKYVDRYYTTERDGDRDRERERDREYRERSREDSSVKASGRNRKITPPDVTESVPVSSKSRYYDDRYRERERDRDRERDREREREREPTSSRRAVDADRDIERDRDRREDRAESSHRSSRH